In a genomic window of Occallatibacter riparius:
- a CDS encoding TonB-dependent receptor, with protein sequence MRSIRLVLGLAVLLAMPCMLFGQAGATGTILGTVTDSGGAVVPNVKITVTNTATKVSFQTLTNSAGDYNAPALNPGTYTVSAEAAGFQKAVISSFVLTVNQHARVDLSLKPGAVSETITTTAQAVALDTDTAELSSLVSQTQVENLPLNGRNFMQLLLVGAGAVTVGGEQGTMRQGQGNAISVNGGRPEGNNYTLDGLVNTDAALVTPAVVLSQDAIQEFKVSSGTYSADQGFSATQINIVSKSGTNNLHGAAFYFVRNDAFDAKPFPTASVQGVDNPVLRQNQFGFVAGGPIFIPKLYDGRNKSFFMANYEGWRITNGIVQATEMPNPDILQGNFSAEQYVAPAGSGLTGGPLPAYGTADCSKLLSLGGNCMPVNPATGQPFPNNTIPSALLTGNVGTVAVKHGFWQTPTIDNLPEGAGVVNYVKGVGFPLHQNQQSYRGDQNLGKFGSVFFRYTDANYNNKAFYNSQDLVNGYEIYLQSQTSWTVSHTVNLGSTMVNNFRFGHLSANAPQGGPQITSDAVSELGLSGTFTTFTALQQTWPNVALNSGGFGSGGGSVNSYTGSEGPTWEYADSFSWVKGKHTLGFGADYRRWRLIRNLDDDFYGDWTFNGANVQQNGTNCPNKTGLCGTGNAVADMLLGYFSGVAGYVPGPLSPKDTAGNPQDHVFNYFAPYVMDDWKVTPKLTLSMGLRWDYRAAAYEASNHFFWLDTKNPQGGLCYADPVLSKNGVAPGAGYDGGPILRYCGSVPHDGPKTPFAPRFGVNYRITPKTVFRGGYGIFFDSAEGREIDNSADIYPYSIRNSLTPSTNPSVAKLTNNMFPVYSTLGPFPVSTLTFLAVIESDNPLNPYVQSWTAGVQREVAKNTTLEVNYIGTHAIHLLDRRQIAQPNAIPSESLAFCQQEVDGVFVNLKTAPCSNSSRLPYPNFVSIYINSDWHGYSHYNGMNVKFEHRANDLAATAVYTWAQSKDDKSAAAGVGATGAGFQGFMDNHHPELDYGLSDFDVDQRFVTSYVYQLPFGRGKKFASGVNRAVDLAIGGWETTGIATFQAGFPYSVTANDLGGVLGTFFQRANRTKGCDIKSNLSKPYQRINFDCFTQPALGVYGNTPRNWLRQPGINNWDMGIGKTFHIAETVGFKLTGDFFNAWNHHQYNIGTGALIGSGSGGGSSISNSITSTNAGQITAASAPRIIQISGKLTF encoded by the coding sequence ATGAGAAGTATCCGCCTTGTTCTGGGACTTGCCGTCCTGCTTGCCATGCCATGCATGCTCTTCGGGCAGGCAGGCGCAACCGGAACAATCCTGGGAACTGTGACTGACAGCGGCGGCGCAGTTGTGCCGAACGTCAAGATCACGGTAACGAACACCGCAACCAAGGTTTCCTTCCAGACCCTCACGAACAGTGCGGGTGACTACAACGCACCTGCATTAAATCCCGGCACTTACACCGTCAGTGCCGAAGCCGCCGGCTTCCAAAAAGCTGTTATTTCGTCCTTTGTGCTTACGGTGAACCAGCACGCTCGAGTGGACCTTTCTCTTAAGCCCGGGGCGGTAAGCGAGACGATTACCACTACGGCACAGGCAGTCGCGCTAGATACCGACACCGCGGAACTTTCCAGCCTCGTCAGCCAAACGCAAGTTGAGAACCTGCCGTTGAACGGTCGCAACTTCATGCAGCTTCTGCTGGTGGGAGCGGGAGCCGTCACAGTGGGCGGCGAGCAGGGAACGATGCGCCAGGGGCAGGGCAACGCGATCAGCGTGAACGGCGGCCGTCCCGAGGGCAACAACTACACGCTCGACGGACTGGTGAACACAGACGCAGCCCTGGTGACTCCTGCCGTAGTTCTTTCGCAGGACGCCATTCAGGAATTCAAGGTTTCGAGCGGAACATACTCCGCGGACCAGGGATTCAGCGCGACGCAGATCAACATCGTGAGCAAGAGCGGCACCAACAACCTGCACGGGGCGGCATTCTATTTCGTTCGCAACGACGCATTCGATGCCAAGCCGTTTCCCACCGCTTCAGTGCAGGGCGTGGACAATCCGGTGCTACGCCAGAATCAATTCGGATTTGTCGCCGGCGGCCCGATTTTCATCCCCAAGCTGTATGACGGACGTAACAAGAGCTTCTTTATGGCCAACTACGAGGGTTGGCGCATCACCAATGGCATTGTGCAAGCTACCGAAATGCCGAATCCCGACATACTGCAGGGCAACTTCTCGGCCGAGCAATATGTAGCGCCGGCGGGTTCGGGCCTTACTGGCGGACCGTTGCCGGCCTATGGAACAGCGGATTGCAGCAAGCTATTGTCGTTGGGCGGGAATTGCATGCCGGTCAATCCAGCAACGGGGCAGCCATTCCCGAACAATACGATCCCCTCGGCCCTGCTGACCGGCAACGTTGGCACTGTTGCCGTGAAGCACGGATTCTGGCAGACGCCGACCATCGACAATCTACCTGAAGGTGCGGGCGTGGTGAATTACGTCAAGGGGGTTGGATTCCCGCTGCACCAGAATCAGCAGTCCTATCGCGGCGATCAGAACCTCGGCAAATTTGGATCGGTATTTTTCCGCTATACCGATGCCAACTACAACAACAAGGCCTTCTACAACTCGCAGGACCTGGTCAACGGCTACGAGATCTACCTTCAGAGCCAGACGAGCTGGACTGTATCGCACACGGTCAATCTCGGATCGACGATGGTGAATAACTTCCGGTTCGGGCATCTTTCGGCGAACGCGCCGCAAGGGGGCCCGCAGATCACATCCGATGCTGTTTCGGAACTGGGACTATCCGGAACCTTCACGACGTTCACGGCGCTCCAGCAGACCTGGCCCAATGTGGCTTTGAATAGCGGCGGGTTCGGCAGTGGCGGCGGATCGGTCAATTCCTATACCGGATCCGAGGGGCCGACTTGGGAATACGCCGACTCTTTCAGCTGGGTGAAGGGCAAGCACACCCTCGGTTTCGGTGCCGATTACAGGCGCTGGCGGCTGATCCGCAACCTGGATGATGACTTCTATGGGGATTGGACCTTTAACGGGGCAAACGTCCAGCAGAACGGCACGAACTGCCCGAACAAAACGGGCCTGTGCGGAACCGGCAACGCAGTTGCCGACATGCTGCTGGGCTACTTCAGTGGCGTTGCCGGTTACGTTCCCGGTCCATTGAGCCCCAAAGACACCGCGGGCAATCCTCAGGACCACGTCTTCAACTACTTCGCTCCCTATGTTATGGATGACTGGAAGGTGACGCCGAAGCTCACTTTGAGCATGGGGCTTCGCTGGGATTACCGTGCCGCGGCGTATGAGGCATCGAATCACTTCTTCTGGCTCGACACCAAGAACCCTCAGGGCGGCCTTTGCTATGCGGACCCGGTTCTCAGCAAGAACGGAGTTGCACCGGGGGCAGGTTACGACGGGGGTCCGATTCTGCGCTATTGCGGTTCCGTTCCGCATGATGGGCCGAAGACGCCCTTTGCGCCGCGGTTCGGCGTGAATTATCGCATCACGCCGAAGACAGTGTTTCGCGGCGGTTATGGAATCTTCTTTGACTCCGCCGAAGGCCGCGAGATCGACAACTCGGCCGACATCTACCCTTACAGCATCCGCAACAGCCTGACACCCAGCACGAATCCCAGTGTGGCAAAGTTGACCAACAACATGTTCCCGGTTTACTCCACGCTGGGTCCTTTCCCGGTATCGACGCTTACGTTCCTCGCTGTGATCGAATCGGACAATCCACTGAACCCATACGTTCAGTCGTGGACGGCGGGCGTGCAGCGTGAAGTGGCGAAGAACACCACGCTCGAGGTGAACTACATCGGCACCCACGCGATTCACCTGCTCGACCGTCGACAGATTGCGCAGCCAAACGCAATTCCCTCCGAGAGCCTCGCTTTCTGCCAGCAAGAGGTCGACGGTGTCTTCGTAAACCTCAAGACGGCTCCCTGCAGCAACTCCAGTCGGCTCCCGTATCCCAACTTCGTCAGCATCTACATCAACAGCGACTGGCACGGCTACTCGCATTACAACGGCATGAACGTGAAGTTCGAGCACCGCGCTAATGACCTGGCTGCGACAGCCGTTTACACGTGGGCGCAGAGCAAGGACGATAAGTCGGCTGCTGCTGGCGTTGGCGCAACGGGTGCGGGCTTTCAGGGCTTCATGGACAATCACCATCCGGAGCTTGATTACGGACTGTCAGACTTCGACGTCGACCAGAGGTTCGTGACCAGCTACGTGTATCAGCTTCCGTTCGGGCGCGGAAAGAAGTTCGCGTCGGGTGTAAATCGCGCTGTGGATCTTGCCATTGGCGGTTGGGAGACTACCGGCATTGCCACCTTCCAGGCCGGCTTCCCCTACAGCGTCACAGCGAACGACCTTGGTGGAGTGCTGGGAACCTTCTTCCAGCGCGCCAACAGGACGAAGGGCTGCGACATTAAGAGCAACCTCTCGAAGCCGTATCAGCGCATCAACTTCGACTGCTTCACACAGCCCGCCCTGGGTGTCTATGGCAATACGCCCCGTAACTGGCTGCGTCAGCCTGGCATCAACAACTGGGACATGGGGATAGGCAAGACTTTCCACATTGCCGAGACAGTCGGATTCAAACTCACGGGCGACTTCTTCAATGCCTGGAACCACCACCAATACAACATTGGAACCGGCGCCCTAATCGGCAGTGGATCGGGTGGAGGCTCGTCAATCAGCAACTCCATTACTTCAACTAACGCCGGTCAGATCACGGCCGCGTCGGCTCCCCGAATTATCCAAATCAGTGGGAAGCTGACCTTCTAG
- a CDS encoding carboxylesterase family protein, translating into MNGGRKGIGGGGRPGGFGPVVDGTILPHHPFDPDAPAISKDKPLLVGYNRDETIFFFMESHNTNVFNLTEAALKDRLNKEFGAHANEVFSAYRTSRPGASPTDLYIAISTARMIGFGSITIAERKFAQHRAPVYAYIFTYQSQRIVPGTQHKVGAAHALEIAYKFDLIQPAENTPPSDPQQTATRTMMDTGPESVRTSCTGRQPISHPIGVLQKHLSESWRNSIRSRLPQGTASRSQALRLLHRCEHWQHISSRSRCPRTAADQFPSAVNLRSVPNPPQR; encoded by the coding sequence ATGAATGGTGGCCGAAAAGGCATTGGCGGCGGCGGCCGGCCCGGCGGCTTCGGCCCCGTGGTGGACGGGACGATTCTGCCCCATCATCCCTTCGATCCGGACGCCCCAGCGATCTCCAAGGACAAGCCGCTCCTCGTCGGGTACAACCGCGATGAGACGATCTTTTTCTTTATGGAATCGCACAACACCAATGTCTTCAACCTGACTGAGGCGGCGCTGAAGGACCGGCTCAACAAGGAGTTCGGCGCCCATGCTAACGAGGTTTTCAGTGCGTATCGGACAAGCCGTCCGGGCGCGTCGCCTACTGACTTGTACATTGCCATTAGCACGGCCCGGATGATTGGCTTCGGTTCAATCACCATCGCAGAGCGCAAATTTGCGCAACACCGCGCCCCCGTGTACGCCTACATCTTCACCTATCAGTCGCAACGGATCGTTCCTGGAACGCAACACAAGGTCGGCGCCGCACACGCGCTGGAGATTGCTTACAAATTTGATCTCATCCAGCCTGCCGAAAATACTCCACCCTCGGACCCTCAACAGACGGCTACACGCACCATGATGGATACCGGGCCGGAGAGCGTGAGGACGAGTTGCACGGGCCGCCAGCCTATTTCACATCCGATTGGAGTGCTGCAGAAGCATCTGTCCGAAAGCTGGCGGAACTCGATCCGCTCACGGTTGCCCCAGGGCACGGCAAGCCGATCGCAGGCCCTGAGGTTGCTGCATCGTTGCGAGCACTGGCAGCACATTTCGAGCAGGTCGCGGTGCCCAAGAACAGCCGCTGACCAGTTTCCCAGCGCTGTGAATCTCAGGTCTGTCCCGAATCCACCGCAACGATGA
- a CDS encoding SDR family oxidoreductase, with protein MNNSPHDPREAGPKPPFPQQPQAHPGSVRKMNPAADHGEESYRGTGKLNGRVAIITGGDSGIGRAVAIAFSREGADVVISFLPEEQADADDTASAIECGGGRVLKVPGDLQQLDYIKQLVSKTIDKFGHLDIIVNNAGYQMSHGDIEELSPEELDHTFRTNVFATFLLSQTALKHLQPGGVILNTTSIQAYDPSPQLTVYAATKAAILSLTKSIAGLAMKKGVRVNAVAPGPVWTPLIPSTMPEEKVKEFGCNTDFGRPAQPVELAKVFVFLASDDASYVTGEVYGATGGRTPY; from the coding sequence ATGAACAATTCACCCCACGATCCACGCGAAGCCGGACCCAAACCACCATTTCCGCAGCAGCCGCAGGCGCATCCGGGCAGCGTTCGAAAGATGAACCCGGCCGCGGATCACGGCGAAGAGTCGTATCGTGGAACCGGCAAGTTGAACGGACGTGTCGCCATCATCACCGGCGGCGACTCTGGAATTGGCCGCGCCGTCGCAATCGCCTTCTCCCGCGAAGGAGCCGATGTGGTCATCTCATTTCTGCCTGAAGAACAGGCGGATGCAGACGACACCGCTTCCGCCATCGAATGCGGCGGTGGCCGCGTTTTAAAGGTCCCGGGCGACCTGCAGCAGCTTGACTACATAAAGCAGCTCGTCTCGAAAACGATCGACAAATTCGGCCACCTCGACATCATCGTGAATAACGCGGGCTACCAGATGTCCCACGGCGATATCGAGGAACTGTCGCCTGAGGAACTGGACCACACGTTTCGCACAAATGTATTCGCAACGTTTCTGCTGAGCCAGACCGCGCTCAAACACCTGCAGCCCGGCGGCGTCATTCTGAACACAACCTCCATCCAGGCATATGATCCCAGTCCTCAACTCACCGTCTACGCTGCCACGAAAGCCGCGATCCTCAGCCTGACGAAAAGTATTGCCGGGCTCGCTATGAAGAAAGGCGTCCGTGTGAACGCCGTCGCCCCTGGACCCGTGTGGACACCGCTCATTCCCTCCACCATGCCTGAGGAAAAGGTGAAGGAATTCGGATGCAATACGGATTTCGGTCGTCCAGCGCAGCCCGTTGAGCTAGCCAAAGTTTTCGTGTTTCTAGCGTCAGACGATGCGAGCTATGTGACCGGTGAAGTCTACGGCGCAACGGGCGGGCGTACACCTTATTGA
- a CDS encoding ATP-dependent DNA ligase, whose amino-acid sequence MEMHGRANVMNLPVHPPVLPMLAKRVDTLPTGPDWIYEPKWDGFRTLVFRDGDEVLLQSRDEKSLNRYFPELIAPLLQQLPKRCVLDGEIVISTDGALDFDALQLRIHPAASRVKTLSQRTPASVVFFDLLAEGTHDWRQKGFSQRRERLQAILAKAKPPLHVTPATDALQQAQDWFQRFEGAGFDGVVAKAKESPYDSDKRTMIKVKHERDCDCVVAGFRWYRKSSRPAIGSLLLGLYDESRVLQHVGVCGSFPMETRYELVDYLKPYRKGANEHHPWNNEMETDGSTHRRPGGQSRWSQGKDLSWEPLRLELVAEVAYEHMQSGRFRHMAQFRRWRFDKKPEDCTYEQLEVVPPKELSEIFLGSR is encoded by the coding sequence ATGGAAATGCATGGCCGCGCTAACGTTATGAACCTGCCAGTACATCCACCCGTCCTGCCGATGCTGGCCAAGCGCGTCGATACGCTACCGACTGGCCCTGACTGGATTTATGAGCCCAAATGGGACGGCTTTCGGACTTTGGTTTTTCGCGATGGAGACGAAGTTCTGCTTCAGAGCCGCGACGAGAAATCGTTGAATCGCTACTTCCCTGAGTTGATCGCACCCCTGCTGCAGCAACTGCCGAAGAGGTGTGTTCTGGATGGAGAGATTGTGATCTCCACGGACGGCGCTCTGGACTTTGATGCGCTTCAACTGCGGATCCATCCGGCGGCCTCGCGCGTGAAAACGCTTAGCCAGCGGACGCCCGCTTCCGTGGTGTTCTTCGATCTACTTGCGGAGGGCACACATGACTGGAGGCAGAAAGGGTTCAGCCAGCGGCGCGAGAGACTCCAGGCGATTCTTGCGAAGGCAAAACCCCCGCTTCATGTCACTCCGGCCACCGATGCCCTTCAGCAGGCACAAGATTGGTTCCAGCGTTTTGAGGGAGCGGGTTTTGATGGGGTGGTCGCGAAGGCCAAAGAGAGCCCCTATGATTCGGACAAGCGGACCATGATCAAAGTGAAGCATGAGCGCGACTGCGATTGTGTTGTGGCTGGCTTCCGCTGGTATCGAAAGAGCTCGCGGCCAGCGATTGGGTCGCTTTTGCTGGGACTGTACGACGAGTCGCGCGTGTTGCAGCATGTGGGTGTTTGCGGTAGCTTTCCGATGGAGACGCGTTATGAGCTTGTGGATTATCTGAAGCCTTATCGAAAGGGTGCGAATGAACACCACCCGTGGAATAACGAGATGGAGACCGACGGAAGTACGCACAGGAGGCCGGGTGGCCAGAGCCGTTGGAGCCAGGGAAAGGACCTGTCGTGGGAGCCGCTGCGACTGGAGCTTGTGGCTGAAGTGGCATACGAGCACATGCAGAGCGGACGGTTCCGTCACATGGCGCAGTTTCGGCGATGGCGCTTTGACAAGAAGCCTGAGGATTGCACGTATGAGCAGCTTGAAGTGGTGCCTCCGAAAGAATTGAGCGAGATCTTTCTCGGGAGCCGCTAG
- a CDS encoding TonB-dependent receptor: protein MTYPSRIETRETLRSLIERLGVITVFVFALAALSIDGRAQTQGSIFGTAKDAAGAVVSGASVTLTNMDEGTSRETMTNATGDYLFSNVIAGHYSVKVAANGFAKWSISGVTLAVRQELRIDVALAISAVEQSVQVTGENATAIDTDNPTISGTFTADAATNLPVNTRASFSGTSAAGILGTLPGVQDDASGISVQGALPYQVEVTVDGITLKDPAGGGFIKDSFPSTESISEIRSDGVMANAEYGDPAQIVVTTKGGTNAFHGSGFWYYQNSAFNAIPYTYPTTTNKADITGNTFGGSIGGPIRRNHTFFYGGYEGWRHPAQVTINEKVPSTLMKQGDFSKYVSAGFAGLRNPYNGTSYGKQIPTSAISQIAANTLKQFYPDPNVGDPTLYTDDGKANYQANVDGSGHSNQFDVRGDQYFGANQKFLIWGRFTWKNFPINKEQILNLPSSINNSQSRVLKVDTNWTLTPSLINEGGFGFTRYTSGGSNPFNGHDWTVKQGWQGLQNLFYNGIPEMDFNNIQSLDADRLTGLNKSFTYEYADTLTWIKGKHAMKFGGDIEQLEAITPLGFNGADNYGTYTFNSKGSAGMFTGVDFADFLLGLPNNSFYDVVRQDNDGLSGHYHLFAQDEWRLNPHVTLIYGVRYELHPGYYDKFGDIGNFDPSVLKSGRVIYPQGKQDLLAQGFLASANACNPDGVHNTNNATINGAACMQVQGNSDAGFPSGLKKVPHLRFMPRLGFAYRPFANDKWAIRGGFSIYNINMLGSSFYSLTGTVQAYTQQFSNTYDPSTHAIGFQWPQVHPGAGGNGCTNCYGTDYFGTANSTIWKDPYTEQWALSVDHDFGSGYAGRVSYIGSNTRQLVWAPDENTLPFSSTVSAFNAPISARVFPNWGRINTRATGANASYNSLQFDGSHRLQNGLEFNSTFTWAKNLADNQGPANNGFGGEGGGQRATSILDRHVDFGDAYGTRRLRWNTTALYDLPIGRGRMIGGSMGRAADAVVGGWRLSSIFTVQTGPYLTPYFPNGQGDPSGTGSGLNGSFGDGTGSFDGGHRNQHPDQLVGVSTRPHGQNRFGWTNATAFACPGDPTWTSGNACLTGAGFMPQEDGSFQPIGPHPLPIGRFGNSHVGSVEGPGLVNLSAGLSKSFSITERVRARVEGTFTNVLNHTNLGDPITDLSNPSFGLISNSISSDFGGARTGQVAARVEF, encoded by the coding sequence ATGACGTACCCATCCAGGATCGAGACACGGGAAACCCTTCGTTCGCTTATCGAGCGCTTAGGAGTGATCACCGTGTTCGTGTTCGCCCTGGCAGCGCTTTCGATCGATGGCAGGGCGCAAACCCAAGGCTCCATCTTCGGTACAGCGAAAGACGCGGCCGGAGCCGTGGTCAGCGGCGCAAGCGTCACGCTGACCAACATGGACGAAGGCACATCGCGCGAAACGATGACGAATGCCACAGGCGATTATCTGTTCTCGAACGTAATTGCGGGACACTACTCCGTGAAGGTGGCGGCGAACGGATTCGCCAAGTGGTCGATTTCAGGCGTGACGCTCGCGGTGCGGCAGGAACTCCGCATCGACGTTGCTCTGGCTATCAGCGCTGTCGAGCAGTCCGTCCAAGTGACAGGTGAAAACGCTACCGCCATTGACACCGACAACCCCACGATCAGCGGCACGTTCACGGCGGACGCTGCGACCAATCTGCCCGTGAACACGCGCGCCAGCTTCAGCGGAACGAGCGCCGCAGGCATTCTGGGCACGCTGCCCGGCGTGCAGGATGATGCTTCGGGCATCTCGGTCCAGGGCGCTCTCCCCTACCAGGTTGAAGTCACGGTCGACGGAATCACGTTGAAGGATCCGGCGGGCGGCGGCTTCATCAAGGATTCGTTCCCTTCCACTGAGTCCATCTCTGAGATTCGCTCGGACGGTGTGATGGCGAATGCGGAATATGGCGACCCCGCTCAGATTGTTGTGACCACCAAGGGCGGTACGAACGCCTTCCACGGGTCGGGCTTCTGGTACTACCAGAACTCGGCGTTTAACGCGATCCCCTATACGTATCCGACCACCACAAACAAGGCTGACATTACGGGCAACACTTTCGGCGGCAGCATCGGCGGTCCTATCCGCCGTAATCACACATTCTTCTACGGCGGTTATGAAGGGTGGCGGCATCCGGCGCAAGTCACCATCAACGAGAAGGTCCCCAGCACTCTGATGAAGCAGGGTGACTTCAGCAAGTATGTTTCAGCGGGATTCGCCGGGCTGCGCAATCCTTATAACGGCACCAGCTACGGGAAGCAGATTCCCACTTCAGCCATCAGCCAGATTGCGGCAAACACGCTGAAGCAGTTCTATCCCGATCCGAACGTAGGCGACCCCACGCTCTACACCGACGATGGCAAAGCCAACTACCAGGCGAACGTTGATGGCAGCGGCCATTCCAACCAGTTCGACGTGCGCGGCGATCAGTACTTCGGCGCCAACCAGAAGTTTCTGATCTGGGGCCGCTTCACATGGAAGAATTTCCCAATCAACAAAGAGCAGATCCTGAACCTGCCTTCGTCGATCAACAACAGCCAGAGCCGCGTGCTCAAGGTCGACACCAACTGGACGCTTACGCCGAGCCTGATCAACGAAGGCGGCTTCGGATTCACGCGGTACACGTCGGGTGGATCCAATCCGTTCAACGGGCATGACTGGACGGTGAAGCAGGGCTGGCAGGGGCTGCAAAATCTCTTCTACAACGGCATCCCTGAGATGGACTTCAACAATATCCAGAGCCTGGATGCCGACCGCCTCACAGGGCTGAACAAGTCATTCACCTACGAGTACGCCGATACGCTGACCTGGATCAAGGGCAAGCACGCGATGAAGTTCGGCGGCGACATTGAGCAGCTTGAGGCCATCACGCCACTCGGCTTCAACGGCGCGGACAACTACGGCACATACACGTTCAACTCCAAAGGCAGCGCAGGCATGTTCACGGGCGTGGACTTCGCCGACTTCCTGCTTGGCCTTCCCAACAACAGCTTCTATGACGTGGTGCGCCAGGACAATGACGGCCTCTCCGGGCACTATCACCTGTTCGCGCAGGATGAGTGGCGCCTCAATCCGCACGTGACGCTGATTTATGGCGTGCGTTACGAACTCCACCCTGGCTACTACGACAAGTTCGGCGATATCGGCAACTTCGATCCGTCTGTGCTCAAGTCCGGCCGGGTGATTTACCCGCAGGGCAAGCAGGATCTGCTTGCGCAAGGCTTCCTGGCGAGCGCCAACGCCTGCAATCCCGATGGTGTGCACAACACCAACAACGCAACGATCAACGGCGCGGCCTGCATGCAGGTGCAGGGTAACAGCGATGCCGGTTTTCCCTCCGGTCTGAAGAAGGTTCCGCACCTGCGGTTCATGCCACGCCTGGGCTTTGCGTATCGGCCGTTTGCGAACGACAAGTGGGCGATCCGCGGAGGTTTCAGCATCTACAACATCAACATGCTGGGCTCGAGCTTCTACTCGCTGACCGGCACCGTGCAGGCGTATACGCAGCAATTCTCGAACACCTATGATCCGAGTACGCACGCGATCGGGTTCCAGTGGCCGCAGGTCCATCCTGGCGCCGGCGGCAACGGCTGCACCAACTGCTACGGCACCGACTACTTTGGCACGGCGAACAGCACCATCTGGAAAGATCCTTATACCGAACAGTGGGCGCTGAGTGTGGATCATGACTTCGGTTCCGGATATGCCGGCCGCGTGAGCTATATCGGCTCGAACACGCGCCAGCTCGTGTGGGCGCCGGACGAAAACACACTCCCCTTCTCCAGCACGGTTTCAGCCTTCAACGCGCCGATCAGCGCGCGCGTATTCCCCAACTGGGGTCGCATCAATACCCGCGCTACGGGTGCCAACGCAAGCTATAACTCGCTGCAGTTCGATGGCTCGCACCGTCTCCAGAATGGACTGGAGTTCAATTCCACGTTTACCTGGGCGAAGAACCTTGCCGACAACCAGGGCCCGGCCAACAACGGGTTCGGCGGCGAAGGCGGCGGCCAGCGTGCGACGTCGATCCTCGACCGGCATGTGGATTTCGGCGATGCCTATGGCACGCGGCGCCTGCGCTGGAACACAACCGCTCTCTATGATCTTCCGATCGGACGGGGACGGATGATTGGCGGAAGCATGGGGCGCGCAGCCGATGCTGTGGTGGGTGGATGGCGGCTCTCTTCCATCTTCACGGTTCAGACTGGGCCCTATCTCACGCCGTACTTCCCGAACGGACAGGGTGATCCATCCGGTACTGGTTCCGGGCTCAACGGCTCCTTTGGTGATGGCACCGGGAGCTTCGATGGTGGTCATCGCAATCAGCACCCTGACCAGCTCGTCGGTGTCAGCACGCGTCCGCATGGGCAGAACCGCTTTGGCTGGACCAATGCCACGGCGTTCGCATGCCCGGGCGATCCTACATGGACATCTGGCAATGCATGCCTGACGGGGGCCGGCTTCATGCCACAGGAGGACGGCTCGTTCCAGCCGATCGGACCGCACCCACTGCCGATCGGCCGGTTCGGCAATAGCCATGTCGGCTCAGTGGAAGGCCCAGGGCTGGTGAACCTGTCTGCTGGACTCAGCAAATCGTTCAGCATCACCGAGCGCGTGCGCGCCAGGGTGGAAGGCACTTTCACCAATGTTCTCAACCACACCAACCTCGGCGATCCGATTACGGACCTGAGCAACCCGAGCTTCGGTTTGATCTCTAATTCGATCAGTTCGGACTTCGGCGGCGCCCGCACTGGGCAGGTTGCCGCACGAGTCGAGTTCTAA
- a CDS encoding sugar transferase, translating into MTSLPSLIEAQDESVREVKRLTLVHSTSFSRHDAAKIATGSLWCLSSGKRAFDILVSSAILLVGGIPMLLIALMIRLTSRGPAIFSQKRVGQSGRLFSIFKFRSMVVCADECGSGLTKSGDCRVTPIGKWLRMMKLDELPQFYNVLRGDMSIVGPRPKLPQFADDRDLAYRPGITGAASLAFRREEEILASVPADQVEVFYQQRIKPLKAIIDARYSVHATFQSDLRIILSTLCASFNNEHAAALQAHDIEPLGRSAAKPVTVLRY; encoded by the coding sequence ATGACATCACTTCCTTCTCTCATTGAAGCGCAGGACGAATCCGTTCGCGAAGTCAAGCGCTTAACGCTGGTGCACTCCACCAGTTTCTCTAGACACGATGCTGCAAAAATCGCCACCGGGTCGTTATGGTGCCTCTCCAGCGGGAAGCGAGCCTTTGACATTCTGGTCTCGTCAGCGATCCTGCTGGTTGGCGGCATACCAATGCTGCTCATTGCCCTCATGATCCGCCTCACCTCGAGGGGGCCGGCCATCTTTTCGCAAAAGCGGGTGGGGCAGTCCGGACGGCTCTTCTCCATTTTCAAATTCCGCAGCATGGTCGTTTGCGCCGACGAATGCGGTTCCGGGTTGACTAAGTCAGGCGACTGCCGAGTTACCCCCATCGGCAAATGGCTGCGCATGATGAAACTCGACGAGCTTCCGCAGTTCTACAACGTCCTTCGCGGCGACATGAGCATCGTCGGGCCTCGCCCCAAGTTGCCCCAGTTCGCTGATGACCGCGATCTTGCCTATCGCCCCGGCATCACAGGTGCGGCATCGCTGGCATTCCGCCGCGAAGAGGAGATTCTCGCCTCCGTTCCTGCCGATCAGGTCGAGGTCTTCTATCAGCAGCGCATCAAGCCCCTCAAAGCTATCATTGATGCTCGCTATTCCGTGCACGCCACGTTCCAATCGGATCTGCGAATCATTCTCTCGACCCTCTGCGCGAGCTTCAACAACGAGCATGCGGCGGCATTGCAGGCTCACGACATCGAGCCGCTTGGACGGTCTGCTGCGAAACCCGTTACCGTTTTGCGCTATTAA